In Myxococcus stipitatus, the following are encoded in one genomic region:
- a CDS encoding Maf family protein, protein MRDLILASTSSARRALMDGLGLPYRTQSPGVDEHVSPLLSAKEAVRELAERKALAVHARGPEAWVLGADQLVEVNGQTLTKPENRDAARVQLGKLLGQTHDIHTGVCLVGPGGQRFEGLETARLTFHAVTADELERYLDLNEWEGCCGSYRVEGAGQALLARLEGDRSNVQGLPMLTVVRLLRQAGFAFFERR, encoded by the coding sequence ATGAGAGACTTGATTCTGGCGTCCACCTCCAGCGCCCGGCGCGCGCTGATGGATGGACTGGGACTGCCCTACCGAACCCAATCCCCTGGCGTGGATGAGCATGTGTCACCGCTGCTCTCCGCGAAGGAAGCCGTGCGGGAGCTGGCTGAGCGGAAGGCTCTCGCGGTGCATGCCCGCGGCCCGGAGGCGTGGGTGCTCGGCGCCGACCAACTCGTGGAGGTGAATGGACAGACGCTCACCAAGCCCGAGAACCGGGACGCCGCTCGCGTGCAGTTGGGCAAGCTGCTCGGACAAACACACGACATCCACACCGGGGTCTGCCTAGTGGGGCCTGGAGGTCAGCGGTTCGAAGGCCTGGAGACGGCTCGCCTCACCTTCCACGCCGTGACGGCCGACGAGTTGGAGCGCTACCTGGACCTGAACGAGTGGGAAGGCTGCTGCGGCAGCTATCGCGTGGAAGGCGCGGGGCAAGCACTGCTGGCACGACTGGAGGGGGACCGCTCCAACGTGCAAGGGCTCCCCATGCTCACCGTGGTGCGTCTGCTTCGGCAGGCGGGCTTCGCCTTCTTCGAGCGCCGGTAG
- a CDS encoding zinc ribbon domain-containing protein, giving the protein MPQTLCPSCGHSPIPRGAAACPACGEPFDHLPSYKKVGRTHLDRLGDPVDDDATVFGGDLVTSAVSAHPGPVAAVLGAGALAWFLRAGGVVGSLQDPSWTYGLVALDLVLALVLVLNRGPVKGIAQVGLVAQLVATLWLARASPAAPVHVAYVLLGLVALSLVMGEPGVVRRYASMGLGLCLALVSGLLLAMPGTLSSGGGVRQLLVGSELGYRLELPVGWERLTREQLATHMMLPAATLSGSAVGFGDLARGRYGMLWVERGSGATLSAGCQGLLRSVGSSPGAELSRPAPLALGGRTQLYALNTTSGARGTLGCGLLADGRLVGLAVVAAGAVDVQAGDAQGAAAFAAVGEGLVLQ; this is encoded by the coding sequence ATGCCTCAAACACTTTGTCCGAGCTGCGGACACAGCCCCATTCCCCGGGGCGCCGCGGCCTGTCCCGCATGTGGCGAGCCGTTCGACCATCTCCCCTCGTACAAGAAGGTGGGGCGCACGCACCTGGACCGGCTGGGTGACCCAGTGGACGACGACGCCACGGTGTTTGGTGGCGACCTGGTCACCAGCGCGGTGTCGGCGCATCCGGGGCCGGTGGCGGCGGTGTTGGGGGCGGGGGCGCTCGCGTGGTTCCTGCGGGCGGGAGGTGTCGTGGGCTCGCTGCAGGACCCGTCGTGGACGTACGGGTTGGTGGCGCTGGACCTGGTGCTCGCGTTGGTGCTGGTGCTGAACCGAGGGCCCGTGAAGGGCATCGCGCAGGTGGGCTTGGTGGCGCAGTTGGTGGCGACGCTGTGGCTGGCGAGGGCCTCGCCCGCGGCGCCGGTGCATGTGGCGTATGTCCTGCTGGGGCTGGTGGCGTTGTCGCTGGTGATGGGCGAGCCAGGGGTGGTGCGGCGCTACGCGAGCATGGGGTTGGGCTTGTGCCTGGCGCTGGTGTCGGGGCTGTTGCTGGCGATGCCGGGGACGCTGTCCTCTGGTGGCGGCGTGCGGCAACTGCTGGTGGGCAGTGAGCTGGGGTATCGGTTGGAGTTGCCGGTGGGGTGGGAGCGGCTGACGCGCGAGCAGCTCGCCACGCACATGATGTTGCCCGCGGCCACGTTGAGCGGGAGCGCCGTGGGGTTTGGCGACCTGGCTCGGGGGCGCTACGGGATGTTGTGGGTGGAGCGAGGGAGTGGGGCGACGCTTTCGGCGGGGTGTCAGGGGTTGTTGCGTTCGGTGGGAAGCAGCCCGGGGGCGGAGTTGAGCCGGCCCGCGCCGCTGGCGTTGGGGGGCCGCACGCAGCTCTACGCGCTGAACACCACGAGCGGTGCGCGGGGCACGCTGGGATGTGGCCTGCTGGCGGATGGCCGGTTGGTGGGGCTGGCGGTGGTGGCGGCTGGCGCGGTGGATGTTCAGGCGGGCGATGCTCAGGGGGCGGCGGCCTTCGCGGCGGTGGGCGAGGGGCTCGTGTTGCAGTAA
- a CDS encoding TatD family hydrolase — MIDTHCHLDATRFDTDRNHVLERAWAAGLQGIVIPGVGPHDWEPLLALSRQDARLQAGLGIHPQLLPEMPAEQDDAALELLDALLSKGGAAAVGECGLDGPSLPGAPLERQLSVLRRHLALARKHQLPVLMHCHRLHPALIELLKQEEMPEAGVLMHSYSGGVELARFYLQKGCHFSFAGPVTWAEARKPLDALRAIPLERLMAETDAPDQAPTPHRGERSEPAYLPHILEGMARVRGEPADEVAQRTTENARRFFREGFPRASR; from the coding sequence ATGATCGACACCCATTGCCATCTCGATGCGACACGTTTCGACACTGACCGGAATCACGTGCTGGAGCGCGCGTGGGCCGCGGGCCTTCAAGGCATCGTCATCCCCGGCGTGGGCCCTCATGATTGGGAGCCGCTGCTCGCGTTGTCCCGGCAGGACGCTCGGTTGCAAGCAGGCCTGGGCATCCATCCACAGCTCCTGCCGGAGATGCCCGCCGAACAGGATGACGCGGCGCTGGAGCTGCTCGACGCGCTGCTGTCGAAGGGAGGCGCAGCCGCCGTGGGCGAGTGCGGACTCGACGGCCCCTCGCTTCCAGGCGCCCCCCTGGAGAGACAACTGTCCGTCCTGAGACGCCACCTCGCACTCGCGCGCAAGCATCAACTCCCCGTGCTGATGCACTGCCACCGGCTGCACCCCGCGCTCATCGAACTGCTCAAGCAGGAAGAGATGCCCGAGGCAGGCGTGCTCATGCACAGCTACAGCGGCGGCGTGGAGCTGGCGCGCTTCTATCTCCAGAAGGGCTGTCACTTCTCCTTCGCGGGCCCAGTGACGTGGGCGGAGGCTCGCAAGCCCCTGGACGCGCTGCGCGCCATTCCCCTGGAGCGGCTGATGGCGGAGACGGATGCCCCGGACCAGGCCCCCACACCTCACCGGGGCGAGCGCTCCGAGCCCGCCTACCTGCCCCACATCCTCGAGGGGATGGCGCGGGTGAGAGGCGAGCCCGCCGACGAGGTCGCCCAGCGGACGACCGAGAACGCCCGCCGCTTCTTCCGGGAAGGTTTTCCCCGCGCTTCGCGGTAG
- a CDS encoding tRNA threonylcarbamoyladenosine dehydratase — MNPQPPPPAPSENETPPATAAVSNDATGSLARPFKLSRRFDRTGRLLGDTAMERLANARVVVFGQGGVGSYATEGLVRSGIGHLTLVDHDDVCVTNTNRQLHATVKGVGKSKAELMAQRCRDINPMAHIEAVREFYREEVAEQMLQAGQYDFVVDAIDNVKAKLHLLHRCVSLGIPVVSSMGAAARLDPTAIRVEDLSETHMDPFAKDIRKLLKRKYGVETDRHTGITAVYSIEARRMPVPLNYDDATDGFLCVCPQDNDFHTCDHRTQIDGSVSFVTSCFGMNAAGVVIRRLASTR; from the coding sequence ATGAACCCGCAGCCCCCACCGCCCGCCCCTTCCGAGAACGAGACTCCGCCCGCCACGGCGGCCGTCAGCAACGACGCCACGGGCTCGCTCGCCCGGCCCTTCAAGCTGTCCCGGCGCTTCGACCGCACGGGCCGGCTACTGGGTGACACGGCCATGGAGCGGCTGGCCAACGCGCGCGTGGTGGTGTTCGGCCAGGGCGGCGTGGGCAGCTACGCGACGGAGGGCCTCGTGCGCAGCGGCATCGGGCACCTGACGCTGGTGGACCATGACGACGTCTGCGTCACCAACACCAACCGCCAGCTCCACGCGACGGTGAAGGGCGTGGGCAAGTCCAAGGCGGAGCTGATGGCGCAGCGCTGCCGGGACATCAACCCCATGGCCCACATCGAGGCCGTGCGCGAGTTCTACCGCGAGGAGGTCGCCGAGCAGATGCTCCAGGCGGGCCAGTACGACTTCGTGGTGGACGCCATCGACAACGTGAAGGCGAAGCTGCACCTGCTGCACCGCTGCGTGTCGCTGGGAATCCCCGTGGTCAGCTCCATGGGCGCCGCCGCGCGGCTGGACCCCACGGCCATTCGCGTGGAGGACCTGTCCGAGACGCACATGGACCCGTTCGCCAAGGACATCCGCAAGCTGCTCAAGCGCAAGTACGGCGTGGAGACCGACCGGCACACGGGCATCACCGCCGTCTACTCCATCGAGGCGCGACGGATGCCGGTGCCCCTCAACTACGACGACGCCACTGATGGCTTCCTCTGCGTGTGCCCGCAGGACAACGACTTCCACACGTGTGACCACCGCACGCAAATCGACGGCAGCGTGTCCTTCGTCACCTCGTGCTTCGGGATGAACGCGGCCGGCGTCGTGATTCGCCGGCTGGCTTCCACGCGTTAG
- a CDS encoding PD-(D/E)XK nuclease family protein: MRRPTLSNDFSWSKSRHEKFSECLRSYYFYYYGSWGGWVADAPRDVRELYVLKKLANRFSWAGSVVHECLKDVLLDWRAGRVVDPAAVEARVRKLMQDDFRHSRGKAYWTQKYRKQFTGLVEHEYAETLPDEAWKQNWETVRSALAWFFSSRWPDLAKSLKPEQWLEVDAGFDFAHFTLDGLKVFAIPDFVFVDSDGTPVVVDWKTGKSREGYDEQVLGYALYVSQRYRFPLEKVRASLVYLNEGKEQDVQVDMSAMASFRQHFETSVAKMRSLLKDPATNTPLDISAYPPSESLTPCTRCVFRRPCGREAALAAQPPAQSVA; the protein is encoded by the coding sequence ATGCGGCGCCCCACCCTCAGCAACGACTTCTCCTGGTCCAAGAGCCGCCACGAGAAGTTCTCCGAATGCCTGCGCTCCTACTACTTCTACTACTACGGCTCCTGGGGTGGCTGGGTGGCGGACGCACCGAGAGACGTGCGGGAACTGTACGTGCTCAAGAAGCTGGCCAACCGCTTCAGTTGGGCCGGCAGCGTCGTGCACGAGTGCCTCAAGGACGTGCTGCTCGACTGGCGAGCCGGCCGCGTGGTGGACCCCGCCGCGGTGGAGGCCCGGGTTCGCAAGCTGATGCAGGACGACTTCCGCCACTCGCGAGGCAAGGCGTACTGGACGCAGAAGTACCGCAAGCAGTTCACCGGACTCGTCGAGCACGAGTACGCCGAGACGCTCCCCGACGAAGCCTGGAAGCAGAACTGGGAGACGGTGCGCTCGGCGTTGGCGTGGTTCTTCAGTTCGCGCTGGCCTGACCTCGCCAAGAGCCTCAAGCCCGAGCAGTGGCTGGAGGTGGACGCGGGCTTCGACTTCGCCCACTTCACGTTGGACGGGTTGAAGGTGTTCGCCATCCCCGACTTCGTCTTCGTCGACTCGGACGGTACGCCCGTGGTGGTGGACTGGAAGACGGGCAAGTCTCGCGAGGGCTATGACGAGCAGGTGTTGGGCTATGCCCTCTACGTGTCGCAGCGCTACCGCTTCCCGTTGGAGAAGGTGCGCGCGTCGCTCGTGTATCTCAACGAGGGCAAGGAGCAGGACGTCCAGGTGGACATGAGCGCCATGGCGTCCTTTCGCCAGCACTTCGAGACGAGCGTCGCGAAGATGCGCTCCCTGTTGAAGGACCCGGCGACGAACACGCCGCTGGACATCTCCGCCTATCCTCCGTCGGAGTCCCTGACGCCCTGCACGCGCTGCGTGTTCCGAAGGCCCTGTGGGCGCGAGGCCGCGCTCGCCGCGCAGCCTCCGGCCCAATCCGTGGCGTGA
- a CDS encoding SDR family oxidoreductase, translating to MKTRPFKERVVLITGASSGIGLAAAKAYAQAGAHVVLAARRLNRLEEAAREVESLGVRALSVRCDVTRGEDVEHLMREVSSTFGGLDVLVNNAGLGLYGPLESISEEQLRQVFELNVFALWRVTRAALPLLRGRKGAQVVNVSSVLGHRGLPLLGGYCASKAAVNAMTESLRTELAPEGIRVLLVSPGLTESEFREHRMNARGWAQQAVPLKAMSAEQVAHEMVRASLRGRRDTILTLPGRIMVLANRFVPGLFDRIAHRMANPVKKDA from the coding sequence ATGAAGACCCGACCCTTCAAGGAGCGAGTGGTCCTCATCACCGGGGCTTCCAGCGGAATCGGCCTCGCGGCCGCCAAGGCCTACGCCCAGGCGGGGGCCCACGTCGTCCTCGCCGCGCGGAGGCTCAACCGGCTCGAGGAGGCGGCCCGTGAAGTGGAGTCACTGGGCGTCAGGGCACTGTCCGTGCGGTGCGACGTGACACGCGGCGAGGACGTGGAGCACCTCATGCGCGAGGTGAGCTCCACGTTCGGCGGGCTGGACGTGCTGGTGAACAACGCGGGCCTGGGGCTGTATGGGCCGCTGGAGTCCATCAGCGAGGAGCAGCTGCGGCAGGTGTTCGAGCTCAACGTGTTCGCGCTGTGGCGGGTGACTCGGGCCGCGCTGCCGTTGCTGCGCGGGCGCAAGGGGGCGCAGGTGGTGAACGTCAGCTCCGTGCTGGGACATCGGGGACTGCCGCTGCTGGGAGGATATTGCGCGTCGAAGGCGGCGGTGAACGCCATGACGGAGTCGCTGCGCACGGAGCTCGCTCCCGAGGGAATCCGCGTGCTGCTCGTGTCTCCGGGGCTCACCGAGAGCGAGTTCCGTGAGCACCGCATGAACGCGCGAGGATGGGCGCAGCAGGCCGTTCCATTGAAGGCCATGTCGGCGGAACAGGTCGCCCACGAGATGGTGCGCGCGAGCCTGCGCGGACGGCGAGACACCATCCTCACCCTCCCCGGCCGCATCATGGTACTGGCCAACCGGTTCGTCCCCGGCCTGTTCGACCGTATCGCCCACCGCATGGCCAACCCCGTGAAGAAGGACGCATGA
- the mutY gene encoding A/G-specific adenine glycosylase, producing the protein MSPRRRTATPEGPPAQPTKVPARRGRPPRSAAPARVLAVPPDAAHLASIRAPLLGWYDRNKRDLPWRRTKDPYAIWLSEVMLQQTQVSTVIPYWERFLTRFPTALALASAPLDDVLSGWKGLGYYSRARNLHRAAQEVVSRFGGKLPSTAESLLSLPGFGRYTAGAVASIAFGEEAPLVDGNVARVLSRLFEVEGTPGDREREATLWELAGHLVKGERPGDFNQSLMEHGATTCRPENPLCLLCPVRQACAAFRKGRVDELPPPKVRATPKKLTLALAVWSHAQTLLFARRADSGLFGGLWELPAAEVDEDSTPEETTLRLTAALGAGVRLESQLGTVKRQLTHRDLTLRLYRVSGPQRPSRSPAFQELRWCTPSEAATLGMSTAMQRALEAAMTALA; encoded by the coding sequence ATGAGCCCCCGCAGGCGCACCGCGACACCCGAAGGCCCACCGGCTCAGCCCACGAAGGTGCCCGCGCGCCGGGGGCGGCCCCCTCGGAGTGCCGCGCCGGCTCGTGTCCTCGCGGTGCCCCCCGATGCGGCGCACCTCGCGTCCATCCGTGCGCCGTTGCTCGGCTGGTACGACCGCAACAAGCGCGACCTGCCGTGGCGCCGCACGAAGGACCCGTATGCCATCTGGCTGAGCGAGGTCATGCTCCAGCAGACGCAGGTGTCCACCGTCATCCCCTATTGGGAGCGATTCCTCACGCGCTTCCCCACGGCGCTCGCGCTCGCCTCCGCCCCTCTCGACGACGTGCTCTCCGGTTGGAAGGGCCTGGGCTACTACAGCCGTGCTCGCAACCTGCACCGGGCCGCGCAGGAAGTCGTGTCGCGCTTCGGCGGCAAGCTGCCCTCCACCGCGGAGTCCCTCCTCTCCCTCCCCGGCTTCGGCCGCTACACCGCTGGCGCTGTCGCCTCCATCGCGTTTGGTGAAGAGGCCCCCCTCGTCGATGGGAACGTCGCCCGCGTGTTGTCCCGCCTCTTCGAGGTCGAAGGCACTCCCGGCGACCGCGAGCGCGAGGCCACGCTCTGGGAGCTCGCGGGCCACCTCGTGAAAGGTGAACGGCCCGGCGACTTCAACCAGTCCCTCATGGAGCACGGCGCCACCACATGCCGCCCGGAGAACCCGCTGTGCCTCCTGTGCCCCGTGCGGCAGGCCTGCGCCGCGTTCCGCAAGGGCCGGGTGGATGAGCTGCCTCCGCCCAAGGTGCGCGCCACTCCCAAGAAGCTGACACTGGCCCTGGCCGTGTGGTCCCACGCGCAGACGCTCCTCTTCGCGCGCCGCGCGGACTCGGGCCTCTTCGGCGGCCTCTGGGAGTTGCCCGCGGCCGAGGTGGACGAAGACTCCACTCCCGAGGAGACCACGCTGCGCCTCACGGCCGCGCTCGGTGCGGGCGTGCGGCTGGAGTCCCAGCTCGGCACGGTGAAGCGACAGCTCACCCACCGGGACCTCACGCTGCGCCTGTATCGCGTGTCCGGCCCGCAGCGCCCCTCGCGCTCCCCCGCCTTCCAGGAGCTTCGCTGGTGCACCCCCTCCGAGGCGGCGACGCTCGGCATGAGCACCGCGATGCAGCGCGCGCTGGAAGCGGCGATGACCGCGCTCGCATAG
- a CDS encoding DUF2934 domain-containing protein, with protein sequence MARSSGPHAHPQTAAHASEHAPETRGPRNVITHDQISRRAYEIFLARGGFHGNHEQDWAQAERELKLGRR encoded by the coding sequence ATGGCTCGCAGCAGCGGTCCCCACGCCCATCCGCAGACAGCGGCACATGCCTCGGAACACGCCCCCGAGACCCGGGGGCCGAGGAATGTCATCACCCATGACCAGATTTCGCGCCGGGCCTACGAAATCTTCCTCGCCCGTGGCGGCTTTCACGGCAACCACGAGCAGGACTGGGCCCAGGCAGAGCGCGAACTGAAACTGGGACGTCGGTAG
- a CDS encoding outer membrane beta-barrel protein, which produces MLRPSWRTGVLLAVLGWTAPSLARSTSATREQPAPEFDARGITVRSGVTAYTGNLGDALDLGAFLGVDAEAQLLPLLGLQLGYEGSANGLRDDHQARLWRHNVAAMATVGPTLRGQWKPFLGAGVGGSYLDGTPSADRRQFGTTFLAEVPLTAGLDYRYNGVTAGARATYRILIGGDLAPGDEADGNLVTVGLSLGARF; this is translated from the coding sequence ATGCTGCGTCCAAGCTGGAGAACAGGCGTCCTGCTGGCAGTCCTGGGATGGACCGCTCCCTCCCTCGCCCGGAGCACCTCGGCCACCCGCGAGCAACCCGCCCCCGAGTTCGACGCCCGGGGCATCACCGTCCGAAGTGGCGTCACCGCCTACACCGGCAACCTGGGCGACGCACTGGACCTGGGCGCGTTCCTGGGGGTCGACGCGGAGGCCCAGCTCCTACCTCTCCTGGGATTGCAACTGGGTTACGAAGGCTCCGCCAACGGCCTCAGGGATGACCACCAGGCCCGGCTCTGGCGCCACAACGTGGCCGCGATGGCCACCGTGGGCCCCACCCTCCGCGGGCAGTGGAAGCCCTTCCTGGGCGCGGGGGTCGGCGGCAGCTATCTGGACGGGACGCCTTCGGCCGACCGGCGCCAGTTCGGCACCACCTTCCTCGCCGAGGTCCCCCTCACCGCGGGGCTCGACTACCGCTACAACGGCGTGACAGCAGGCGCGCGCGCCACCTATCGCATCCTCATCGGTGGAGACCTCGCGCCCGGCGACGAGGCTGACGGCAACCTGGTCACCGTCGGCCTCAGCCTGGGCGCGCGGTTCTGA
- the metH gene encoding methionine synthase: MTNPTPAVLPPPSGENGRRVEALRTAMRERVLVLDGAMGTLLQQKDLKAADFGGAEYEGCNENLVLTRPEIIRDIHARYFAAGADVTETDSFGGTPLVLNEFGLGHKALEINEASARLAREAAAEAEAKDGRIRWVAGSVGPTTKAISVTGGITFEELVDNFAVQAEGLVLGGSDYLLVETAQDTRNVKAALLGIDRAFRKLGYAVPVAVSGTIEPMGTMLAGQSVESLAASLEHWDLLYLGLNCATGPDFMTDHLRSLSDLSPFPVSCVPNAGLPDENGHYLETPEMLSRSLRRFCEQGWLNVVGGCCGTQEGHIRALAQAVKGLKPRTSVPKPRSTLSGVDYLDVTDELRPVIVGERTNVIGSKKFKELIVAGQIEDASEIARAQVKRGAQVIDVCLANPDRDELEDMRQFLDVVIKKVRVPLMIDSTDERVIEMALTYSQGKAIINSVNLEDGEERFEKVVPLARRFGAALVVGCIDEVGMAVTRQRKLEVAERSFDLLTRKYGMKAEDLYFDPLVFPCASGDAQYTGSGVETVEGVRLIKQRFPQCRTVLGISNVSFGLPTAGREVLNSVFLYHCVQAGLDMALVNSEKLERYASLPEEERTLAEDLLYNRGTDPVTPFAAHFRERKAAKVQVSTLPLEERLQRYIIEGSRDGLFADLELALAKYTPLEIINGPLMKGMDEVGRLFGANELIVAEVLQSAESMKAAVGFLEPHMSSAKAAMRGKVVLATVKGDVHDIGKNLVEIILANNGFHVVNLGIKVPPEQLVQAVREHRPDILGLSGLLVKSAHQMVATAEDLRRAGVDVPILVGGAALSRNFVDRNIAPAYGAGTVAYAQDAMSGLDLAKQIVDPSSHERLRGELSERRVKLAQEVKERPRTEAPASRVRSAEIRVLDTVPPAPDWERHVLTNTPLDHIWKFINPVMLYGRHLGLRSSSRALGTPAEAELAKTEEGRKALALKEAVEELKGMLRGGLMHARAVFQFFKAGSDGNRVVLFDGVTGREAASFEFPRQEREGGLCLADYLRPLENGVPSDNVAMFVVTAGSGIRELSESLKAKGEFLKMHAVQALALETAEGYAELLHTQLRSMWGTPDRQDMTMLERFRAEYSGKRYSFGYPACPRLEDQSKLFAALRPEEIGVQLTDGCMMEPEASVSAIAFHHPQASYFSVS; this comes from the coding sequence ATGACGAACCCGACCCCCGCGGTCCTGCCGCCCCCTTCTGGAGAGAACGGCCGTCGAGTGGAGGCCCTCCGCACCGCCATGCGCGAGCGGGTGCTGGTGTTGGACGGCGCCATGGGGACGTTGCTCCAGCAGAAGGACTTGAAGGCCGCGGACTTCGGCGGCGCGGAGTACGAGGGCTGCAACGAGAACCTGGTGCTCACGCGGCCGGAAATCATCCGGGACATCCACGCGCGCTACTTCGCGGCGGGCGCGGACGTGACGGAGACGGACAGTTTCGGCGGCACGCCGCTGGTGCTCAACGAGTTCGGCCTGGGCCACAAGGCGCTGGAAATCAACGAAGCCTCCGCGCGGCTCGCGCGTGAGGCCGCCGCCGAGGCCGAGGCGAAGGACGGGCGCATCCGCTGGGTGGCGGGCTCGGTGGGCCCCACCACGAAGGCCATCAGCGTCACGGGGGGAATCACCTTCGAGGAGCTGGTGGACAACTTCGCCGTGCAGGCCGAGGGCCTCGTGCTTGGCGGCTCCGACTACCTGCTGGTGGAGACGGCGCAGGATACGCGCAACGTCAAGGCGGCGCTGTTGGGCATCGACCGCGCGTTCCGCAAGCTGGGCTACGCGGTGCCGGTGGCGGTGTCCGGCACCATCGAGCCCATGGGGACGATGCTCGCGGGGCAGAGCGTGGAGAGCTTGGCGGCGTCATTGGAGCATTGGGACTTGCTGTACCTGGGGCTCAACTGCGCCACGGGTCCGGACTTCATGACGGACCACCTGCGCTCGCTGTCGGACCTGAGCCCGTTCCCCGTGTCGTGTGTGCCCAACGCGGGATTGCCGGACGAGAACGGCCATTACCTCGAGACGCCGGAGATGCTCTCGCGCTCGCTGCGGCGCTTCTGTGAGCAGGGCTGGCTCAACGTGGTGGGCGGCTGTTGCGGAACGCAGGAGGGACACATCCGCGCGCTGGCCCAGGCGGTGAAGGGGCTCAAGCCGCGCACGTCCGTGCCCAAGCCCCGCTCGACGTTGTCGGGCGTCGACTACCTCGACGTGACGGACGAACTGCGCCCGGTCATCGTGGGTGAGCGCACCAACGTCATCGGCAGCAAGAAGTTCAAGGAACTCATCGTCGCGGGGCAGATTGAGGACGCGTCCGAAATCGCGCGCGCGCAGGTGAAGCGAGGCGCCCAGGTCATCGACGTGTGTCTGGCCAACCCGGACCGCGACGAGTTGGAGGACATGCGCCAGTTCCTGGACGTGGTCATCAAGAAGGTGCGAGTGCCCTTGATGATTGACTCCACCGACGAGCGCGTCATCGAGATGGCCCTCACGTACAGCCAGGGCAAGGCCATCATCAACTCGGTGAACCTGGAGGATGGCGAGGAGCGCTTCGAGAAGGTGGTTCCGCTGGCGCGCCGCTTCGGTGCCGCGCTGGTGGTGGGCTGCATCGACGAGGTCGGCATGGCCGTGACGCGCCAGCGCAAGCTGGAGGTGGCGGAGCGCTCGTTCGATTTGCTCACGCGCAAATACGGCATGAAGGCGGAGGACCTGTACTTCGACCCGCTCGTGTTCCCGTGTGCGTCGGGTGACGCGCAGTACACGGGCAGCGGCGTGGAGACGGTGGAGGGCGTGCGGCTCATCAAGCAGCGCTTCCCCCAGTGCCGCACGGTGCTGGGCATCTCCAACGTGTCCTTCGGTCTGCCGACCGCGGGCCGCGAGGTGCTCAACTCCGTGTTCCTGTACCACTGCGTGCAGGCCGGCCTGGACATGGCGCTGGTCAACTCCGAGAAGCTGGAGCGCTACGCGTCGCTGCCGGAGGAGGAGCGCACGCTGGCGGAGGACCTGCTCTACAACCGGGGCACGGACCCGGTGACGCCCTTCGCCGCGCACTTCCGCGAGCGCAAGGCGGCCAAGGTGCAGGTGAGCACGCTGCCCTTGGAGGAGCGGCTCCAGCGCTACATCATCGAGGGCTCGCGCGATGGCCTCTTCGCGGACCTGGAGCTGGCGCTCGCGAAGTACACGCCGCTGGAAATCATCAACGGCCCGCTGATGAAGGGCATGGACGAGGTGGGCCGGCTCTTCGGAGCCAACGAGCTGATTGTCGCGGAGGTGCTCCAGAGCGCCGAGTCGATGAAGGCGGCCGTGGGCTTCCTCGAGCCGCACATGAGCTCCGCGAAGGCGGCCATGCGCGGCAAGGTGGTGCTGGCCACGGTGAAGGGGGATGTGCACGACATCGGGAAGAACCTGGTGGAGATCATCCTCGCCAACAACGGTTTCCACGTGGTGAACCTGGGCATCAAGGTTCCGCCCGAGCAGCTGGTGCAGGCGGTGCGTGAGCACCGGCCGGACATCCTCGGCCTGTCGGGGCTCCTGGTGAAGAGCGCGCACCAGATGGTGGCCACGGCGGAGGACCTGCGGCGCGCGGGGGTCGACGTGCCGATTCTCGTGGGTGGCGCGGCGCTGAGCCGCAACTTCGTGGACCGCAACATTGCTCCGGCGTACGGCGCCGGCACGGTGGCCTATGCGCAGGACGCGATGAGCGGCCTGGACCTGGCCAAGCAGATTGTCGACCCGTCGTCGCACGAGCGGCTGCGCGGAGAGCTGTCCGAGCGCCGCGTGAAGCTGGCGCAAGAGGTGAAGGAGCGTCCTCGGACGGAGGCCCCCGCGTCTCGCGTGCGCAGCGCGGAGATTCGGGTGCTCGACACGGTGCCTCCGGCGCCGGACTGGGAGCGGCACGTGCTCACGAACACGCCGCTGGACCACATCTGGAAGTTCATCAACCCGGTGATGCTGTACGGCCGGCACCTGGGCTTGCGCTCGTCGTCGCGCGCGCTGGGCACGCCCGCGGAGGCGGAGCTGGCGAAGACGGAGGAGGGCCGCAAGGCGCTGGCGTTGAAGGAGGCCGTGGAGGAGCTCAAGGGCATGCTGCGCGGGGGCCTCATGCACGCGCGCGCCGTGTTCCAGTTCTTCAAGGCGGGCAGCGACGGCAATCGCGTGGTGCTCTTCGACGGCGTCACCGGGCGCGAGGCGGCGTCCTTCGAGTTCCCCCGGCAGGAGCGCGAGGGCGGCCTGTGCCTCGCCGACTACCTGCGGCCCCTGGAGAACGGCGTCCCTTCCGACAACGTGGCGATGTTCGTGGTGACGGCGGGCTCGGGCATCCGCGAGCTGTCCGAGAGCCTGAAGGCCAAGGGCGAGTTCCTGAAGATGCACGCGGTGCAGGCGCTCGCGCTGGAGACGGCGGAGGGGTACGCGGAGTTGCTGCACACGCAGCTTCGCAGCATGTGGGGCACGCCGGACCGTCAGGACATGACGATGCTGGAGCGCTTCCGCGCGGAGTACTCGGGCAAGCGCTACTCCTTCGGCTACCCCGCGTGTCCCCGGTTGGAGGACCAGTCGAAGCTCTTCGCGGCGCTGCGTCCGGAGGAGATTGGGGTGCAGCTCACCGACGGCTGCATGATGGAGCCCGAGGCGTCCGTGTCCGCCATCGCGTTCCACCACCCGCAGGCTTCGTACTTCTCCGTGTCGTGA